In a single window of the Blattabacterium cuenoti genome:
- a CDS encoding acyl-CoA reductase, with the protein MIRTFDNLGLFFREVKKFYAYNKKCFSKYSKIYFPSFQKIMKEITIANNWFRIEDLLITFNQWGETLRKEKLECWINKYSFIKKKKKKYKTILVIMPGNVPMVGFHDLLCVLLSGHKIIIKLSQEDNLLLPFLCKIIIHEKPTLKNKIKFTNNMFHEKFDYVIATGNHNTARYFEYYFRKYPLLLRKSRTSVAVLQGTETEEDLISLNKDILTYSGRGCRNVGKIFIPYNYNVYLILKKSFISEYITKNYKYIDNYRYYLAIYTMNKVSFQKNHFLLLKEEKNYHSPISVVYYEFYKNLNQLKKTIMAKKNHIQCIVSRNFLKEEVLFGETQYPKLEDYADKIDTIQFLS; encoded by the coding sequence ATGATTAGAACTTTTGATAATTTAGGACTATTCTTTAGAGAAGTTAAAAAATTTTATGCATATAATAAAAAATGTTTTTCTAAATATTCTAAAATATATTTTCCCTCTTTTCAAAAAATAATGAAGGAAATAACTATTGCAAATAACTGGTTTAGAATAGAAGATTTATTAATAACATTTAACCAATGGGGAGAAACTCTTAGAAAAGAAAAATTAGAATGTTGGATTAACAAATATTCTTTTATAAAAAAGAAAAAAAAAAAATATAAAACAATTCTTGTTATTATGCCTGGAAATGTACCAATGGTAGGGTTTCATGATTTATTATGTGTTCTTTTATCAGGACATAAGATTATAATTAAATTATCTCAAGAAGATAATTTATTACTTCCATTTTTATGTAAAATAATAATACATGAAAAACCCACACTAAAAAATAAAATAAAATTTACAAATAACATGTTTCATGAAAAATTTGATTATGTAATAGCTACTGGAAATCATAATACAGCTCGTTACTTTGAATATTATTTCAGGAAATATCCTCTTTTACTAAGAAAAAGTAGAACCTCTGTAGCCGTCTTGCAAGGAACTGAAACAGAAGAAGATTTAATTTCTTTAAACAAAGACATATTAACTTATTCAGGAAGGGGATGTAGGAATGTAGGAAAAATATTTATACCTTATAATTATAATGTTTACTTAATTTTAAAAAAATCATTTATATCCGAATATATTACAAAAAATTATAAGTATATAGATAACTATAGATATTATTTGGCCATTTACACAATGAATAAAGTTTCTTTTCAAAAAAATCATTTCCTTCTTTTAAAAGAAGAAAAAAATTACCATAGTCCAATATCTGTAGTTTATTATGAATTTTATAAGAATTTAAATCAATTAAAAAAAACAATTATGGCAAAAAAAAATCATATACAATGTATAGTTTCTAGAAATTTTTTAAAAGAAGAAGTTCTTTTTGGAGAAACACAATATCCAAAATTGGAAGATTATGCAGATAAAATTGATACCATTCAATTCTTATCTTAA
- the rny gene encoding ribonuclease Y, with protein sequence MKINVGFSVLMGFVIGIITCYFFGKKTILKKYIQLLERANFQAKKIIKNAEKEGESIKRKKMLQAKEKFIELKSKHETDVHLREKKIIDIENKIREEENRLSKEIEIYFKRNNRLETQIHDNEKKYKILKKKQEEFDNIHIQQVELLEKISNYSSEEAKNELIEILKGEAKAKAQTHILNIIEESELTAKMEAKKIIIQAIQRIGTEQAVENAVSVFSIESDDVKGRIIGREGRNIRALEKATGVEIIVDDTPEAILLSCFNPIRREIARLALHKLVIDGRIHPARIEEIVAKTEKQIEEEIIEIGKKNIIDLGIHGIHTELIRMVGRMKYRSSYGQNLLQHSREVAHLSGILASELGLNAKLAKRAGLLHDIGKVPENESELPHAILGMQWAEKYGENMEVCNAIGSHHDEIEMKGLISPIVQISDSISGARPGVRRNSFESYSKRLKNLEDIAFSFDGVNKAFAIQAGRELRVLVESDKIDDKKAFQLSCDITEKIKNEMTYPGQIKVTVIRETRAVQIAR encoded by the coding sequence ATGAAAATAAATGTTGGATTTTCGGTACTAATGGGGTTTGTGATTGGAATTATTACATGTTATTTTTTTGGAAAAAAAACCATATTAAAAAAATATATTCAATTATTAGAAAGAGCTAATTTTCAAGCAAAAAAAATCATAAAAAATGCAGAAAAAGAAGGAGAATCCATAAAAAGAAAGAAAATGCTTCAAGCAAAAGAAAAATTTATAGAACTTAAATCTAAACATGAAACAGATGTTCATTTAAGAGAAAAAAAAATAATTGATATAGAAAATAAAATACGAGAAGAAGAAAATAGATTATCTAAAGAGATAGAAATCTATTTTAAAAGAAATAATCGTTTAGAAACACAAATACATGATAACGAAAAAAAATATAAAATCCTTAAGAAAAAACAAGAGGAATTTGATAATATACATATTCAACAAGTGGAATTACTTGAAAAAATATCTAATTATTCTTCTGAAGAAGCTAAAAACGAATTAATTGAAATTCTTAAAGGAGAAGCGAAAGCCAAAGCACAAACTCATATACTAAATATTATAGAAGAATCAGAATTAACCGCAAAAATGGAGGCAAAAAAAATAATTATTCAAGCTATTCAAAGAATTGGAACAGAACAAGCAGTTGAAAATGCGGTATCCGTTTTTAGCATAGAATCAGATGATGTAAAAGGTCGTATTATTGGACGAGAAGGAAGAAATATAAGAGCTTTAGAAAAAGCTACGGGAGTAGAAATTATTGTAGATGATACTCCGGAAGCAATTCTTTTATCTTGTTTTAACCCCATACGAAGAGAAATAGCTCGATTAGCTCTTCATAAATTAGTTATAGATGGACGTATACATCCAGCTAGAATTGAAGAAATAGTAGCAAAAACAGAAAAACAAATTGAAGAAGAAATAATAGAAATAGGGAAAAAAAATATTATAGATTTAGGTATTCATGGAATACATACTGAATTAATCCGAATGGTAGGAAGAATGAAATATCGTTCTTCTTATGGACAAAATCTTTTGCAACATTCTCGTGAAGTTGCTCATTTATCAGGAATATTAGCTTCTGAATTAGGATTGAATGCTAAATTGGCAAAACGTGCCGGATTATTACATGATATAGGAAAAGTCCCTGAAAATGAATCAGAACTTCCTCATGCCATTTTAGGGATGCAATGGGCAGAAAAATATGGAGAAAATATGGAAGTTTGTAATGCTATAGGTTCACATCATGATGAAATAGAGATGAAGGGGTTAATATCTCCCATAGTACAAATTTCAGATTCTATTAGTGGAGCTCGTCCTGGAGTAAGAAGAAACTCTTTCGAATCTTATTCAAAAAGATTAAAAAATTTGGAAGATATAGCATTTAGTTTTGATGGAGTTAATAAAGCTTTCGCCATACAAGCAGGAAGAGAATTACGTGTATTAGTTGAAAGTGATAAAATTGATGATAAAAAAGCTTTTCAATTATCTTGTGATATTACAGAAAAGATAAAAAACGAAATGACTTATCCTGGTCAAATCAAAGTGACAGTGATTAGAGAAACTCGAGCTGTACAAATAGCTAGATAA
- the ribD gene encoding bifunctional diaminohydroxyphosphoribosylaminopyrimidine deaminase/5-amino-6-(5-phosphoribosylamino)uracil reductase RibD, translating to MKYKEIFMRRALQLAKNGLGMTSPNPMVGCVIERNGVILSEGWHYKKRMLHAEALTINNIKNKYLFFDCTLYVTLEPCVHFGETPPCVDLIIRNNIPRVVVGIQDPCDKVKGLGIQKLRKYGIEVIENVLINECRFLNKRFFTFYEKKRPYIILKWAQSDDGFIYSYSENKKDNWISGIHARQLNHKWRSEEDSVLVGRKTVLNDNPKLNVRKWFGINPIRIFIDKKLSISNSHFILDGSQHTIVFTEKYKKNTENIEYIQISFEKKIINQILNFLYKKKILSLIVEGGKKTLESFIKENVWDESRVFICDVLLKSGLKAPEIDGIFYKKINIDKDQLKVFNLR from the coding sequence ATGAAATATAAAGAAATCTTTATGAGAAGAGCTTTACAATTAGCTAAAAATGGATTAGGGATGACATCTCCTAATCCTATGGTGGGATGTGTTATAGAGAGAAATGGAGTAATTTTGTCAGAAGGATGGCATTATAAAAAGAGAATGCTTCATGCTGAAGCATTGACAATTAATAATATAAAAAATAAATACTTATTTTTTGATTGTACTCTATATGTTACATTGGAACCATGTGTTCATTTTGGAGAAACTCCTCCTTGTGTGGATTTAATAATTAGAAATAATATACCAAGAGTAGTAGTGGGAATACAAGATCCTTGTGATAAAGTAAAAGGATTAGGAATACAAAAATTAAGGAAATATGGAATTGAAGTTATAGAAAATGTTTTAATAAATGAATGTCGTTTTTTAAATAAACGTTTTTTTACTTTCTATGAAAAAAAACGTCCTTATATTATATTGAAATGGGCACAAAGTGATGATGGTTTTATATATTCATATTCAGAAAATAAAAAAGATAATTGGATTAGTGGCATACATGCTAGACAACTAAATCATAAATGGAGATCTGAAGAAGACAGTGTTTTGGTAGGGAGAAAAACTGTATTAAATGATAATCCAAAACTAAATGTTAGAAAGTGGTTTGGAATAAATCCTATTAGAATTTTTATTGATAAAAAATTAAGTATATCTAACTCTCATTTTATCTTGGATGGATCACAACATACCATTGTTTTTACAGAAAAATACAAAAAAAACACAGAAAATATAGAATATATTCAAATTTCTTTCGAAAAAAAAATAATAAATCAAATATTGAATTTTTTGTATAAAAAAAAGATACTATCTTTAATAGTAGAAGGAGGAAAAAAAACACTAGAAAGTTTCATAAAAGAAAATGTTTGGGATGAATCTCGTGTTTTTATATGTGATGTTCTATTAAAAAGTGGATTAAAAGCACCCGAAATAGATGGAATTTTTTATAAAAAAATAAATATTGATAAAGATCAACTTAAAGTTTTTAATTTAAGATAA
- a CDS encoding fumarate reductase/succinate dehydrogenase flavoprotein subunit, translating to MKNTFKFNSKIPASSLIHKWKDHKSTLKLVSPNNRSNIEIIVVGTGLSGGSAAASLSELGYQVKAFCYQDSPRRAHSVAAQGGINASKNYKGDNDSIYQLFYDTIKGGDYRSREANVYRLAEISSNIIDQCVAQGVPFARDYAGYLETRSFGGTKVSRTFYAKGQTGQQLLLACYSSMSRQIGTGRIKMYNRHEMLDLVIVDGVAKGIIARNLISGEIERHAAHAVVIASGGYGNIFFLSTNAMGSNTSAIWKVHKRGGLFANPCYTQIHPTCIPVHGNYQSKLTLMSESLRNDGRIWVPKKLEDAISIRNGTKKPENISEEDRDYYLERRYPSFGNLVPRDVASRAAKERCDKGFGIENNETKEGVFLDFNFSIEKYGKEKANELGMKQRNSLQELGKEIMESKYGNLFHMYEKITNNNPYQTPMKIYPAVHYTMGGLWVDYNLMSSIPGCYVIGEANFSDHGANRLGASALMQGLADGYFILPYTIADYLSSCITEKISTKHIAFQASEKNVKNRIKKLIQNNGNIPVDFFHKKLGNIMWEYVGMSRNHLGLSQAIKNIQELRDEFWKNVFIPGNIDNGLNSELEKAGRVADFLELGELMAMDALNRKESCGSHFREEFQTKEGEALRDDVHYKYVSIWEYKDNSTISDEIMHKENLNFTFVKIQSRSYK from the coding sequence ATGAAAAATACCTTTAAGTTCAATTCGAAAATTCCAGCTAGTTCTTTAATTCATAAATGGAAAGATCATAAATCTACTTTAAAATTAGTGTCTCCTAATAACAGATCCAATATAGAAATTATTGTTGTTGGAACAGGGCTTTCCGGAGGTTCAGCTGCTGCTTCTTTATCAGAATTAGGATATCAAGTTAAAGCTTTTTGTTACCAAGATTCTCCAAGAAGAGCTCATTCTGTAGCTGCACAAGGTGGAATTAACGCTTCTAAAAATTATAAAGGAGATAATGATTCGATTTATCAACTTTTTTATGATACAATTAAAGGTGGAGATTATAGATCTAGAGAAGCAAATGTATATCGTTTAGCAGAGATCTCTTCAAACATTATAGATCAATGTGTCGCTCAAGGTGTTCCATTTGCTCGTGATTATGCTGGATATTTGGAAACTAGATCTTTCGGTGGGACAAAAGTTTCTAGAACTTTTTATGCTAAGGGTCAGACAGGACAACAACTTTTATTGGCATGTTATTCTTCTATGTCTAGACAAATAGGAACAGGAAGAATTAAGATGTATAATCGTCATGAAATGTTAGATTTAGTAATTGTGGATGGAGTAGCTAAAGGAATTATTGCGAGAAATCTCATTTCTGGAGAAATAGAAAGACATGCAGCTCATGCTGTGGTAATTGCTTCAGGAGGTTATGGAAATATATTTTTTTTGTCTACCAATGCAATGGGTTCTAACACAAGTGCTATATGGAAAGTTCATAAAAGAGGAGGGTTATTTGCTAATCCTTGTTACACTCAAATACATCCCACTTGTATTCCAGTACATGGAAATTATCAATCTAAATTAACACTTATGTCTGAATCATTGAGAAATGATGGAAGAATATGGGTACCTAAAAAATTAGAAGATGCTATTTCTATACGAAACGGAACTAAAAAACCTGAAAACATAAGTGAAGAAGATAGAGATTACTATCTTGAAAGACGTTATCCTTCATTTGGAAATCTTGTACCAAGAGATGTAGCTTCTAGAGCTGCGAAAGAACGTTGTGATAAAGGATTTGGAATAGAAAATAATGAAACTAAAGAAGGGGTATTTTTAGATTTCAATTTCTCTATAGAGAAATATGGAAAAGAAAAAGCAAATGAACTTGGAATGAAACAACGTAACTCATTGCAAGAATTAGGAAAAGAAATAATGGAATCTAAATATGGAAACTTATTTCATATGTATGAAAAAATAACCAATAATAATCCATATCAAACTCCTATGAAGATTTATCCAGCAGTACATTATACTATGGGAGGATTATGGGTGGATTATAATTTAATGTCATCTATACCAGGCTGTTATGTTATAGGAGAAGCTAATTTTTCTGATCATGGAGCAAATAGACTAGGAGCTTCTGCATTAATGCAGGGATTAGCTGATGGATATTTTATTTTACCATATACCATAGCTGATTATTTATCTTCATGTATCACAGAAAAAATATCTACAAAACATATAGCTTTTCAAGCTTCGGAAAAAAATGTCAAAAATAGAATTAAAAAACTTATTCAAAATAATGGAAATATACCAGTAGATTTTTTTCATAAAAAACTTGGAAATATTATGTGGGAATATGTAGGAATGAGTAGAAATCATTTAGGCTTATCTCAAGCTATAAAAAATATACAAGAACTTCGCGATGAATTTTGGAAAAATGTTTTTATTCCCGGAAATATTGATAATGGATTAAACTCTGAATTAGAAAAAGCCGGACGTGTAGCCGATTTTTTAGAATTAGGAGAATTAATGGCTATGGATGCTTTAAATAGAAAAGAATCTTGTGGAAGTCATTTTCGTGAAGAATTTCAAACAAAAGAAGGAGAAGCTCTTCGTGATGATGTTCATTATAAATATGTTTCTATATGGGAATATAAGGATAATTCTACCATAAGTGATGAGATTATGCATAAAGAAAATTTAAATTTTACTTTTGTAAAAATACAGTCACGTTCTTATAAATAA
- a CDS encoding succinate dehydrogenase cytochrome b subunit → MNHYNFFQSSVGKKVLMATTGVFLMIFLLLHLSVNLFLFSGEKAFNEAVYFMRKNIFIRTMEYVLAIGFLIHILFGIKLHLVNKKIKGEVDYAMNYYLSTSFSSRTMVYTGILIFCFLVLHLINFMIPMKYSNHITSDYNIVVSLFKNPFYTFVYIFSFLILGIHLNHGFKSSFQSLGLSNKKRLIWIQRLASLYLWFICSGFSIIAIWFFFNNN, encoded by the coding sequence GTGAATCATTATAATTTTTTTCAATCCTCTGTTGGAAAGAAAGTGCTCATGGCTACTACGGGAGTTTTTTTAATGATTTTTTTGCTGTTACATTTGAGTGTTAATTTATTTCTTTTTTCAGGAGAAAAAGCTTTTAACGAAGCTGTTTATTTTATGAGAAAAAATATATTTATTCGAACAATGGAATATGTTCTTGCCATAGGTTTTTTAATTCATATTTTATTCGGAATAAAATTACATTTAGTAAATAAAAAAATAAAAGGAGAAGTTGATTATGCTATGAACTATTACTTATCTACTTCATTTAGTAGTCGTACAATGGTGTATACAGGAATTTTAATTTTCTGTTTTTTAGTTTTACATCTTATTAATTTCATGATTCCCATGAAATATTCAAATCATATAACTTCTGATTATAATATAGTAGTTTCTTTATTCAAAAATCCTTTTTATACATTTGTATATATATTTTCATTTTTAATTTTAGGTATTCATTTAAATCATGGATTTAAATCTTCTTTTCAATCTTTAGGACTATCTAACAAAAAAAGATTGATTTGGATACAAAGATTGGCTTCTTTATATCTGTGGTTCATTTGTTCTGGATTTTCTATCATTGCTATTTGGTTTTTTTTTAATAATAATTAA
- a CDS encoding cysteine desulfurase family protein — protein MKRAYLDNAASTPIRNEVMQVMINTLKYSLGNPSSIQHSYGREARSILEESRICIAKNVKVSPNEIIFTSGGTEANNLILRSSVLDLNIRHILTSKLEHPSVLHTISDLSIRYKISVNFILNDEKGILDFNNMEEILKKNISKKTLVSLMYVNNEIGNLLEVDKVIFLCKKYNAYFHSDTIQAIGNIPIDMEKLSFDFATASAHKFYGPKGIGLAIIRSHILKKIKPFITGGVQEYGIRSGTENIHGIAGLSEAIRLSYCNFPSYIKKIQNLKSYCISELKKIISNIIFNGLSHHSEKSIPSILNFLYPTKKDHLLYFHLDLMGVAVSKGSSCNSSIKKISHVIQSITDKSLLNKTMPIRISFGIFNEKEDIDSLINALQKIRK, from the coding sequence ATGAAACGAGCATATTTGGATAACGCTGCTTCCACTCCCATAAGAAACGAAGTTATGCAAGTAATGATAAATACATTAAAATATTCATTAGGAAATCCTTCTTCTATACAACATAGTTATGGAAGAGAAGCTCGTTCGATTCTAGAGGAATCTAGAATTTGTATAGCTAAAAATGTTAAAGTATCTCCTAATGAGATTATTTTTACTTCAGGAGGAACCGAAGCAAATAATCTGATATTAAGATCTTCAGTATTAGATTTAAATATCAGACATATTTTAACATCAAAATTAGAGCATCCTTCTGTATTGCATACTATTTCAGATTTATCTATTAGATACAAAATATCTGTAAATTTTATTTTAAATGATGAAAAAGGAATATTAGATTTTAATAATATGGAAGAAATTTTGAAAAAAAACATATCTAAAAAAACACTGGTAAGTTTAATGTACGTTAATAATGAAATTGGTAATTTATTAGAGGTAGATAAAGTCATTTTTTTATGTAAAAAATATAATGCTTATTTTCATTCAGATACTATACAGGCTATAGGAAACATCCCTATTGATATGGAAAAATTATCTTTTGATTTTGCTACTGCAAGTGCACATAAATTTTATGGACCAAAAGGAATAGGTTTAGCTATTATAAGAAGTCATATTTTAAAAAAAATAAAACCTTTTATTACTGGTGGAGTTCAAGAATATGGAATTCGTTCAGGAACCGAAAATATACATGGAATAGCAGGATTATCAGAAGCTATACGATTATCTTATTGTAACTTTCCAAGTTATATAAAAAAAATACAAAATTTAAAATCTTATTGTATTTCAGAATTAAAAAAAATAATTTCCAATATTATTTTTAATGGATTATCACATCATTCAGAAAAAAGTATTCCTTCTATCCTAAATTTTTTATATCCCACAAAAAAAGATCATTTATTATATTTTCATTTGGATCTTATGGGAGTTGCTGTTTCAAAAGGGAGTTCTTGCAATAGTAGTATCAAAAAAATATCTCATGTTATTCAATCTATAACGGATAAATCTTTACTTAATAAAACTATGCCTATTAGAATCTCTTTCGGAATTTTTAATGAAAAAGAAGATATTGATTCACTTATAAATGCTCTGCAAAAAATTAGAAAATAA
- a CDS encoding deoxyhypusine synthase family protein, with translation MKDSPMTSFINKYFLHFNALTLSEAAKAYRYHIQNDGKMMITLAGAMSTAELGKILSEMIRKDQVHIISCTGANLEEDILNLIAHSHYKKIPNYRDLTPDEEKDFLEKGYYRVTDTCIPEEQAFKELQKHILNMWKRAQEKSERYFPHEYIYQLLLENILEPYYNISSEESWVLAAAKKNIPLIVPGWEDSTIGNIFASYCMKKQFQPFLVKNGIEYMMYLAKWYQKESIKHKIGFFQIGGGISGDFPICVVPMLSQDIGFHPTPFWSYFCQISDSTTSYGSYSGAIPNEKITWGKLDKDTPKFVIESDATIVAPLIFAYVLNM, from the coding sequence ATGAAAGACTCTCCTATGACTTCTTTTATTAACAAATATTTTCTTCATTTTAATGCTTTAACTTTATCAGAAGCTGCTAAAGCATATAGATATCATATTCAAAATGATGGAAAAATGATGATTACATTAGCAGGAGCAATGAGTACTGCGGAATTAGGAAAAATATTATCTGAAATGATACGAAAAGATCAAGTTCATATTATTTCTTGTACAGGAGCTAATCTAGAAGAAGATATATTAAATTTAATAGCTCATTCTCATTACAAAAAAATTCCTAATTATAGAGATTTAACTCCTGATGAGGAAAAGGATTTCTTAGAAAAAGGTTATTACAGAGTAACAGATACTTGTATTCCAGAAGAACAAGCTTTTAAAGAATTACAAAAACATATCTTAAATATGTGGAAAAGAGCTCAAGAAAAATCAGAACGTTATTTCCCACATGAATACATTTATCAATTGTTATTAGAAAATATTTTAGAACCCTATTATAATATCTCTTCAGAAGAGAGTTGGGTATTAGCTGCAGCAAAAAAAAATATCCCCCTAATAGTTCCAGGATGGGAAGATAGTACAATAGGAAATATTTTTGCTTCATATTGTATGAAAAAACAGTTTCAACCTTTTCTTGTAAAGAATGGAATTGAATATATGATGTATTTAGCAAAATGGTATCAAAAAGAATCCATTAAACATAAAATAGGTTTTTTTCAAATTGGGGGTGGAATATCCGGAGATTTTCCTATTTGTGTGGTCCCTATGTTATCTCAAGATATAGGATTTCATCCCACTCCATTTTGGTCTTATTTTTGTCAAATTTCTGATTCAACGACCAGTTATGGATCTTATTCTGGGGCTATTCCTAACGAAAAAATTACTTGGGGAAAACTTGATAAGGATACTCCAAAATTTGTCATAGAATCAGATGCTACTATAGTTGCTCCGCTCATTTTTGCATACGTATTAAATATGTAA
- a CDS encoding 4Fe-4S binding protein, whose translation MSIKITEKCINCGACEPECPNQAIYEGGKKWRMSDGTSLKKNKMLDPTIFQKPKDNNIYFIIPEKCTECVGFYDEPQCVIICPVKCCIPDQNNYETKEKLFQKKIFLHGTLHSRN comes from the coding sequence ATGTCCATAAAAATTACAGAAAAATGTATAAATTGTGGGGCTTGCGAACCCGAATGTCCTAATCAAGCAATTTATGAGGGAGGAAAAAAATGGAGAATGTCAGATGGTACTTCTTTGAAAAAGAATAAAATGTTGGATCCAACAATATTTCAGAAACCAAAAGATAACAATATATATTTTATTATTCCTGAAAAATGTACAGAGTGCGTAGGTTTTTATGATGAACCACAATGTGTTATAATTTGTCCGGTTAAATGTTGTATTCCAGATCAAAATAATTATGAAACTAAAGAAAAACTTTTTCAAAAAAAAATTTTTTTACATGGAACTCTTCATTCAAGAAATTAA
- the lpdA gene encoding dihydrolipoyl dehydrogenase, whose product MNNLYDLVIIGSGPGGYISAIRASQLGLRTAIIEKYQELGGTCLNVGCIPSKSLLDSSKYFSLAKNNYSSHGIFFEKLFFDFIKMMDRKNEIVKNINHGIKYLMRKNKVDLYQGIGSFKNKNILSIIDRISLQEKEKIQFKYCIISTGSKPLCLSNLNFDIKSRIISSTEAINLEEIPKKLIIIGGGIIGLELGSIFNRLGSQIIIIETMDKIISNMDDSLSKEMRKILEKSSFQIETSLSVSNIFQENHKEISVIAKYSNGKKVKFTGNYCLLSIGRTPYTKNLGLENVEIKIDKKGFILVNDDLQTSIHNIYAIGDVIGGKMLAHKAEEEGLYAVEHIVGQKPNKLNYDLVPSVIYTYPEVASIGLSENEIKKNKIEYNVGIFPMKILGRARTSGCTEGFLKMISHKKTDEILGVHIIGDHASDMIMEASVAMEFKSSSEDIYRICHPHPTFSEAFKEVALLNFENRSIHM is encoded by the coding sequence ATGAATAATTTATATGATCTTGTAATTATAGGTTCTGGTCCAGGAGGATATATATCTGCTATTAGAGCAAGTCAATTAGGACTCCGCACAGCTATTATAGAAAAATATCAAGAATTAGGTGGTACATGTTTAAATGTAGGATGCATTCCATCTAAATCTCTTTTAGATTCTTCTAAATATTTTTCATTAGCTAAAAATAATTATTCTTCACATGGAATTTTTTTTGAAAAATTATTCTTTGATTTTATAAAAATGATGGATAGAAAAAATGAAATAGTAAAAAATATAAATCATGGAATAAAATATCTAATGAGGAAAAACAAAGTTGATTTATATCAAGGAATAGGGTCATTTAAAAATAAAAATATTCTATCTATAATAGATAGAATATCCTTGCAAGAAAAAGAAAAAATACAATTTAAATATTGCATAATATCCACAGGATCTAAACCTTTATGTTTATCTAACTTAAATTTTGATATAAAAAGTAGAATTATATCTTCTACAGAAGCTATTAATTTAGAAGAAATTCCAAAAAAATTAATTATAATTGGAGGAGGAATAATTGGATTAGAATTAGGTTCTATTTTTAATAGATTAGGAAGTCAAATTATCATAATAGAAACTATGGATAAAATTATATCAAATATGGATGATTCTTTAAGTAAAGAAATGCGAAAAATATTAGAAAAATCTTCCTTTCAAATAGAAACCTCTTTATCTGTGTCTAATATATTTCAAGAAAATCATAAAGAAATATCTGTTATTGCAAAATATTCTAATGGAAAAAAAGTTAAATTTACAGGTAATTACTGTCTTTTATCAATAGGAAGAACTCCATATACAAAAAATTTAGGATTAGAAAATGTAGAAATAAAAATAGATAAAAAAGGATTTATACTTGTTAATGATGATTTACAAACTTCTATTCATAATATATATGCCATTGGAGATGTTATAGGTGGAAAAATGTTAGCACATAAAGCTGAAGAAGAGGGATTATATGCAGTAGAACATATAGTGGGACAAAAACCTAATAAATTAAATTATGATTTAGTACCATCTGTAATTTATACTTATCCTGAAGTAGCTAGTATTGGACTATCAGAAAATGAAATTAAGAAAAATAAAATAGAATATAATGTAGGAATTTTTCCTATGAAAATTTTAGGAAGAGCTCGTACCAGTGGCTGTACAGAGGGATTTTTAAAAATGATTTCACACAAAAAAACAGATGAAATACTAGGAGTTCATATAATTGGAGATCATGCTTCAGATATGATTATGGAAGCATCTGTCGCTATGGAATTTAAATCCTCTTCAGAGGATATATATAGAATATGTCATCCACATCCTACTTTTAGTGAGGCATTTAAAGAAGTAGCCCTACTGAATTTTGAAAATCGATCTATACACATGTAA